One genomic region from Leptolyngbyaceae cyanobacterium JSC-12 encodes:
- a CDS encoding single stranded DNA-binding protein (IMG reference gene:2510095317~PFAM: Single-strand binding protein family~TIGRFAM: single stranded DNA-binding protein (ssb)), with protein MSLNVVTLVGRVGGDPDVKYFESGSVVCNMTLAVKRQSRNSDQPDWFNLELWGQTAEVAANYVRKGSLIGVTGSLKLDTWKDRATGANRSKPVIRVDRMELLGSKRDNEAEISGGGYSDEF; from the coding sequence ATGAGCCTGAACGTTGTGACCTTAGTAGGTCGAGTTGGGGGAGATCCTGACGTTAAATATTTTGAATCGGGTAGTGTAGTTTGCAATATGACACTTGCTGTCAAGCGGCAATCTCGTAATAGTGATCAACCAGATTGGTTCAATCTGGAACTCTGGGGACAAACAGCCGAGGTGGCGGCAAACTACGTTCGCAAAGGAAGCCTGATTGGTGTTACTGGGTCGCTGAAGCTGGATACCTGGAAAGACCGCGCCACCGGAGCTAATCGTTCGAAGCCTGTGATTCGGGTAGACCGTATGGAACTGTTGGGGTCTAAACGGGACAACGAAGCCGAAATATCCGGTGGTGGATACAGTGATGAGTTTTAG
- a CDS encoding rod shape-determining protein MreC (IMG reference gene:2510095315~PFAM: rod shape-determining protein MreC~TIGRFAM: rod shape-determining protein MreC), with protein MFTLRRWWDRHRVQTTLVGLAVGTALFLRQTEGAMLYEAYQLLVRPFQPDLERKTVLTNAQIQELQQRLTELESQNQQFRTLLGYVEQAKKPGITAPVVGRSADHWWQYVLMGRGSRDGIKEGYIVMAPGGVVGRVISVTPNTSRVLLLSDPSSRVGVTVSRSRFMGYIRGQSSNRAVMEFFDKVPDVRQGDVITTSSLSQLFPAGLPVGRVESINMSKSPAPEAVIELTAPVSFLEWAIIHPHTQVQPGKATN; from the coding sequence ATGTTTACGCTCCGTCGCTGGTGGGACCGTCATCGGGTACAGACTACGTTGGTGGGTCTGGCAGTTGGGACTGCACTTTTTCTACGGCAGACAGAAGGCGCAATGCTTTATGAGGCTTACCAATTGTTGGTTCGCCCTTTTCAGCCTGACCTTGAGCGCAAAACTGTTCTGACGAATGCTCAGATTCAAGAACTACAACAAAGGCTCACAGAGCTAGAAAGCCAAAATCAGCAATTTCGGACGTTGTTGGGCTACGTTGAGCAAGCGAAGAAACCTGGAATTACGGCTCCCGTTGTAGGGAGAAGCGCCGACCATTGGTGGCAATACGTTCTAATGGGGAGAGGCAGCCGAGACGGAATTAAGGAAGGCTATATTGTGATGGCTCCGGGGGGAGTCGTGGGGCGAGTGATTAGCGTTACGCCGAACACTAGCCGAGTATTGCTGCTAAGTGACCCTTCTAGCCGGGTTGGAGTCACGGTGAGTCGCAGTCGTTTCATGGGCTATATTCGTGGGCAATCTTCCAATCGGGCGGTGATGGAGTTTTTTGATAAGGTGCCCGATGTGCGGCAAGGGGATGTGATTACTACGTCATCCCTTAGCCAGCTTTTTCCGGCTGGGTTACCTGTTGGAAGGGTAGAGTCAATCAATATGAGCAAAAGCCCTGCTCCAGAGGCGGTGATTGAGTTAACTGCGCCAGTCAGCTTTTTAGAGTGGGCGATTATTCATCCACACACTCAGGTTCAACCTGGTAAGGCAACGAATTAG
- a CDS encoding hypothetical protein (IMG reference gene:2510095308~PFAM: Protein of unknown function (DUF952)) — protein sequence MSLVFHITPRSHWQQAQPLGEYQATSLDSEGFIHCSTASQVVRVANLFYQGQTDLVLLCIDVDRVQPELRYDVVETGEQFPHIYGALNLDAVVQVVEFEPNADGWFELPAAIA from the coding sequence ATGAGTCTCGTTTTTCACATTACACCGCGATCGCACTGGCAACAGGCACAACCGCTTGGAGAATACCAGGCAACAAGCCTGGATAGTGAGGGGTTTATTCATTGTTCCACGGCTTCTCAAGTCGTTCGGGTTGCGAACTTGTTTTATCAGGGACAAACTGATTTAGTACTACTTTGCATCGATGTTGATCGCGTACAACCTGAACTGCGTTATGACGTAGTGGAAACAGGAGAACAATTCCCCCACATCTACGGTGCCTTAAATCTAGATGCAGTTGTGCAGGTAGTGGAATTTGAGCCGAATGCTGATGGCTGGTTTGAGTTACCTGCTGCGATCGCGTAA
- a CDS encoding hypothetical protein (IMG reference gene:2510095319): MVSAVGITQASPSIAQVGTVNRNIFFRTQNYGVQITWRGGSPYMTVSNNGWRVMLDAPATILPLQGAADNWTTYTVVSGDYRATVRVSPTGAKTIAVTLAGKRITEEYAKTSSIQKPPSLAKLPEQDSTVLEFQTEDYAVRVYRQKGDLWMNLYNRQQRTVDLKQVPVTLVNTSDATVYRHDGKVSVQAREDVRGVRSLYLIQDNQIQYRGEGY, translated from the coding sequence ATGGTCAGCGCTGTGGGAATAACACAAGCCAGCCCCAGCATTGCTCAGGTGGGCACAGTCAACCGCAATATTTTCTTCCGCACCCAAAACTATGGAGTGCAAATTACTTGGCGCGGGGGTAGTCCTTATATGACCGTGAGTAACAACGGTTGGCGAGTAATGCTGGATGCTCCAGCAACCATACTGCCATTACAAGGAGCGGCTGATAACTGGACGACCTACACAGTCGTTTCAGGAGATTATCGGGCAACGGTTCGCGTCAGTCCGACAGGAGCAAAGACAATCGCAGTTACACTGGCAGGCAAACGCATTACCGAAGAATATGCTAAGACGTCGTCTATACAAAAACCCCCCAGTCTGGCAAAACTGCCTGAGCAGGACAGCACAGTGCTTGAGTTTCAAACGGAGGACTACGCAGTTCGGGTATATCGGCAAAAAGGGGATTTGTGGATGAATTTATATAACCGTCAGCAGCGAACTGTTGACCTGAAACAGGTTCCTGTAACACTGGTAAACACGAGCGATGCAACTGTTTATCGGCATGATGGCAAGGTAAGTGTTCAGGCACGGGAAGATGTAAGGGGCGTGCGATCGCTTTATCTTATTCAAGATAATCAAATTCAATATCGAGGGGAGGGCTATTGA
- a CDS encoding molybdopterin-guanine dinucleotide biosynthesis protein A (IMG reference gene:2510095313): MELSLSAMILAGGQSSRMGQDKAQILVHGVPLLRRICEVALQCSSSVFVVTSRPETYRAILPDGCELLQEQPLPHESLPHGPLVGFSQGLACVQTEWVLLLACDLPCLQVDILQRWIDQLDHQLNQHDELTALLPWTQYGWEPLCGFYRTSCLIRLRSFIQQGGRSFQRWLAQESVHAITFSDDPVQQQQERRMLFNCNTLEDLASL, from the coding sequence ATGGAACTTTCACTGTCAGCCATGATTCTGGCAGGAGGGCAAAGCTCCCGTATGGGGCAAGACAAGGCACAAATTTTGGTTCATGGAGTGCCTTTATTGCGACGGATCTGTGAAGTAGCTTTGCAGTGTAGTTCTTCAGTCTTTGTGGTGACTTCCCGCCCAGAGACCTATCGCGCTATCCTGCCAGACGGCTGTGAGTTACTCCAGGAGCAGCCTTTACCTCATGAGTCATTGCCGCACGGACCGTTAGTTGGGTTTAGTCAAGGGCTTGCTTGTGTACAAACTGAGTGGGTATTGCTGCTTGCTTGTGATTTACCCTGCCTCCAGGTAGACATCCTCCAACGTTGGATAGATCAGCTTGATCACCAGCTTAATCAGCACGATGAATTAACTGCTTTGCTACCGTGGACTCAATACGGTTGGGAACCTTTGTGTGGCTTTTACCGAACGAGTTGTTTAATTAGACTGCGCTCGTTTATTCAGCAGGGAGGACGCTCCTTTCAACGGTGGTTGGCTCAAGAATCAGTACACGCAATCACGTTTAGCGATGACCCAGTACAACAGCAGCAAGAGCGGCGGATGTTGTTTAATTGCAATACTCTAGAAGACCTAGCATCTCTATGA
- a CDS encoding serine acetyltransferase (IMG reference gene:2510095311~PFAM: Bacterial transferase hexapeptide (three repeats)): MVNKLEPIESPQKQATEHLSLWQQIVEDWDAHGRDWTKPGFRAIAVYRFGVWRMGVQPRLLRAPLSVLYRMLFRKVRNTYGIELPYTAKVGRRVIIEHQSAIVIHGNCEIGDDCIIRQGVTMGNRYLERPFEAPKLGNRVNIGAGAKLFGSITVGDDANIGANAVVLNDVPPGATAVGIPAKLINTGESKQNTNGTLNGFVDFSGVVVY; this comes from the coding sequence ATGGTAAACAAATTGGAGCCGATAGAAAGTCCTCAAAAACAAGCAACTGAACATCTAAGCTTGTGGCAACAAATTGTTGAAGATTGGGACGCACACGGGCGAGATTGGACAAAGCCTGGATTTCGCGCAATCGCTGTATATCGGTTTGGGGTATGGCGGATGGGCGTGCAGCCGAGGTTACTCCGTGCTCCTTTGAGTGTTTTATACCGGATGTTATTTCGTAAGGTGCGAAATACTTACGGAATTGAACTACCTTACACAGCAAAGGTGGGACGGCGCGTCATCATTGAACACCAGAGCGCAATCGTAATTCATGGCAATTGCGAAATTGGCGACGATTGCATCATTCGTCAAGGCGTCACGATGGGCAATCGCTATTTAGAACGTCCTTTTGAGGCACCCAAGTTAGGAAACCGAGTGAATATTGGCGCCGGAGCCAAGTTGTTTGGCAGCATCACAGTTGGCGATGATGCCAATATTGGGGCAAATGCTGTTGTTCTCAACGATGTTCCCCCTGGTGCAACAGCCGTCGGAATTCCCGCTAAATTGATTAACACTGGAGAGTCGAAACAGAATACTAACGGTACGCTCAATGGATTTGTTGATTTTAGCGGAGTGGTTGTTTACTAA
- a CDS encoding ABC-type uncharacterized transport system, ATPase component (IMG reference gene:2510095320~PFAM: ABC transporter): MSAILAENLSKFYPVAIKEPGLKGTLRHFFRRTYRNIKAVQNISFQIEPGEVVGFLGANGAGKTTTLKMLTGLIHPSEGKINVAGHVPFQRKSPFLKKITLVMGQKQQLIWDLPALDSLRINAAVYGISDREFLRQVDELTEMLSLEGKLSQPVRKLSLGERMKAELLAALVHQPQVLFLDEPTLGLDVNAQVSVRDFLREYNQRYQATVLLTSHYMADITALCQRVLVIHQGQLIYDGSLDGLVHRFAPCREIEVELANPYSRDRLAGYGDLEAIDGRIAKFLVSQEALTRTVAQILSDLEVVDLSVSEPPIEEIIGRVLQSGSVA; this comes from the coding sequence ATGTCTGCAATTCTGGCTGAAAACCTTAGCAAATTTTATCCCGTTGCAATCAAGGAACCGGGGCTAAAAGGCACCCTCCGGCATTTCTTCCGGCGCACCTACCGTAACATCAAGGCAGTCCAAAACATTTCCTTTCAAATTGAACCAGGCGAAGTTGTAGGCTTTTTGGGAGCCAACGGAGCAGGCAAAACGACTACCCTGAAGATGCTCACCGGGTTGATTCACCCCTCCGAAGGCAAAATTAATGTCGCAGGACATGTGCCGTTTCAGCGTAAATCCCCCTTTCTTAAAAAAATTACGCTGGTGATGGGGCAAAAGCAGCAATTGATTTGGGATTTACCAGCGCTGGATTCACTCCGAATTAATGCGGCGGTTTACGGGATCAGCGATCGCGAGTTTCTGCGACAGGTTGATGAGTTAACGGAGATGCTTTCTCTGGAAGGAAAATTATCTCAACCTGTGCGCAAACTGTCCTTGGGTGAGCGGATGAAAGCAGAATTATTGGCGGCACTGGTGCACCAACCCCAAGTGTTATTTCTGGATGAACCGACTCTAGGGCTAGATGTGAATGCTCAAGTCAGTGTGCGGGACTTTTTGCGGGAATATAACCAGCGCTACCAGGCAACTGTTTTGCTTACGAGCCACTACATGGCAGATATTACTGCTCTTTGCCAGCGGGTTTTGGTGATTCATCAGGGTCAGTTGATTTACGATGGCAGTTTAGATGGATTGGTGCATCGGTTCGCACCCTGCCGTGAAATTGAAGTGGAACTGGCGAATCCTTATTCCCGCGATCGCCTTGCGGGTTATGGAGATCTGGAAGCGATCGATGGACGGATTGCCAAGTTTTTAGTATCGCAGGAAGCACTTACCCGTACCGTTGCCCAAATTTTGTCCGATTTAGAAGTCGTGGATTTATCAGTATCGGAACCACCGATTGAAGAAATCATCGGACGAGTCTTGCAATCAGGATCCGTGGCATGA
- a CDS encoding hypothetical protein (IMG reference gene:2510095318~PFAM: Protein of unknown function (DUF541)) translates to MNSWKLWSAIAVGACVLGVGLVAPAIGQEKTLRTVTVSGRGTEFVPTTLVQVRLGVEAQGKTANEVQQEVARRSNSVVSLLRSRNVTRLETTGINLNPTYRYENGNQTLTGYSASNIVSFRVETQKAGDILDNAVKAGASRIDGVSFVAPESAIASAQKVALREATQDAQAQADAVLSALGLTRREIISIRIDGAHMPAPRPFNINNAKLADTEQVSALPSPIVGGEQQVEATVTLQISY, encoded by the coding sequence ATGAATTCGTGGAAATTGTGGAGTGCGATCGCAGTTGGTGCATGTGTCTTAGGAGTTGGCTTAGTAGCCCCTGCGATCGGGCAAGAAAAAACCTTGCGGACAGTTACTGTGAGCGGACGTGGAACAGAATTTGTCCCAACCACTCTGGTTCAGGTTCGTTTAGGTGTGGAAGCTCAAGGCAAAACTGCGAATGAAGTTCAGCAAGAAGTGGCTCGTCGCTCTAATTCAGTGGTTTCTCTGCTGCGATCGCGCAACGTCACACGGTTAGAAACAACGGGAATTAACCTGAACCCGACTTATCGGTATGAGAATGGCAACCAGACGCTGACCGGATACAGCGCCAGCAATATCGTGAGTTTTCGGGTCGAAACTCAAAAAGCGGGAGATATTCTGGATAATGCCGTCAAAGCGGGAGCCAGTCGAATTGATGGAGTCAGTTTCGTTGCCCCGGAAAGCGCGATCGCTAGTGCCCAAAAAGTTGCTCTGCGAGAAGCAACCCAAGATGCTCAGGCTCAAGCTGATGCAGTCTTGAGTGCATTGGGGCTGACTCGTCGAGAAATTATAAGTATTCGCATTGACGGAGCGCACATGCCTGCACCTCGCCCCTTCAACATCAACAATGCCAAACTCGCAGACACTGAACAGGTATCAGCGCTCCCTTCACCGATCGTTGGAGGAGAACAACAAGTTGAAGCCACCGTGACACTACAAATCAGCTACTAA
- a CDS encoding rod shape-determining protein MreB (IMG reference gene:2510095316~PFAM: MreB/Mbl protein~TIGRFAM: cell shape determining protein, MreB/Mrl family), whose amino-acid sequence MGLFSRFSLSRDMGIDLGTANTLVYVSGKGIVLQEPSVVAIDQDEKVPLAVGEDAKRMLGRTPGNVVALRPLRDGVIADFDTAELMLKHFITRVNEGKTLVAPRIVIGIPSGVTGVERRAVMDAASQAGARDVYLIDEPVAAAIGAGLPVAEPTGNMIIDIGGGTTEVAVLSLQGTVLSESVRVAGDELSDSISQYMKKVHNLVIGERTAEEIKITIGSAYPIDDDAEMEVRGLHLLSGLPRTVKVKSAEIRESMAEPLAVIVDAVKRTLERTPPELAADIIDRGIMLAGGGALLKGLDTLISHETGIVVHVAADPLSCVVLGTGRVLENFKQLERVFSGRSRNF is encoded by the coding sequence GTGGGTCTTTTCAGTCGTTTCTCTCTCTCTCGGGATATGGGCATTGACCTGGGTACTGCGAACACCCTGGTCTATGTTTCTGGTAAAGGAATTGTGCTCCAAGAGCCATCTGTGGTAGCTATAGACCAGGATGAGAAGGTTCCTCTGGCAGTTGGAGAAGATGCAAAACGAATGCTAGGGCGAACTCCTGGCAATGTGGTTGCACTTCGCCCTCTGCGCGATGGTGTGATTGCCGACTTTGATACTGCTGAGTTAATGTTAAAACACTTCATTACTCGCGTAAATGAAGGCAAGACGCTGGTTGCTCCTCGTATCGTTATTGGTATTCCTAGTGGAGTTACCGGAGTTGAACGGCGGGCGGTGATGGATGCAGCTTCTCAGGCAGGTGCCCGTGATGTTTATCTAATTGATGAACCTGTTGCGGCTGCGATCGGCGCAGGCTTGCCTGTAGCTGAACCAACCGGAAATATGATTATTGATATTGGCGGTGGCACAACCGAAGTGGCAGTGCTCAGCTTGCAAGGCACTGTTCTGAGCGAATCGGTGCGCGTTGCTGGAGATGAACTCAGTGATTCCATTTCCCAGTACATGAAAAAAGTTCATAACCTGGTAATTGGTGAGCGCACTGCAGAAGAAATCAAAATTACCATCGGGTCTGCCTATCCTATTGACGATGATGCTGAGATGGAAGTTCGCGGTTTGCATCTACTTTCAGGGTTACCTCGTACCGTGAAAGTCAAGAGTGCTGAAATTCGGGAAAGTATGGCAGAGCCACTAGCAGTCATCGTCGATGCCGTGAAACGCACGCTAGAACGTACTCCTCCCGAACTTGCTGCAGACATTATTGATCGCGGCATCATGTTAGCAGGTGGCGGAGCACTGCTCAAAGGTTTGGATACGTTAATCAGCCACGAAACTGGAATTGTTGTTCATGTTGCGGCCGATCCCCTGAGTTGTGTTGTGCTAGGAACAGGGCGCGTACTAGAGAATTTTAAGCAACTTGAACGGGTGTTTAGCGGTCGTTCTCGTAATTTCTAG
- a CDS encoding hypothetical protein (IMG reference gene:2510095309), translating into MFDKFFLSVIITLLLGVLMRTNLVSGVKSSNVPTLQTETLPTKQPQFKLFSFWIEKRF; encoded by the coding sequence ATGTTTGACAAATTTTTTCTGTCAGTCATCATCACGTTACTACTGGGTGTCTTGATGAGAACGAATTTGGTTTCTGGAGTGAAATCTTCGAACGTACCCACACTTCAGACTGAAACGCTCCCTACGAAGCAACCGCAATTCAAGCTATTCTCGTTTTGGATAGAGAAGAGATTTTAG
- a CDS encoding putative glycosyltransferase (IMG reference gene:2510095312~PFAM: Glycosyl transferase family 2), translated as MSVESSVNRQPRLLIVTVNYRTAHLVIESLQCLAKEIQSTPIFKVAVVDNNSKDDSTGKIAAAIAAEGWEDWVTLMPSSVNGGFSYGNNYAIRPALQSPNPPDYFLLLNPDAQVRPGAIQTLIDFMDHHPKVGIAGASLEEQNGKPWPYAFRFPSIIGEFEFGFRLGIVSKLLSQWKVVKVMEQDKAQPIDWLPGACMMIRREVFESIGLMDEGYFLYYEETDFCLQAKRAGWSCWYVPQSRVMHILGQSTGVTAKNQAPKRLPQYWYDSRRRYFLKNHGWLYAAIADASWLVGYGLWRVRRILQRKPDGDPPKMLWDSFQNSVFFKREIPCQELPQPQQVTN; from the coding sequence ATGTCTGTTGAATCTTCAGTGAATCGTCAGCCCCGCCTGCTGATTGTCACGGTTAATTACCGCACTGCTCATTTAGTGATTGAAAGCCTGCAATGCCTTGCTAAGGAAATTCAATCAACTCCCATCTTCAAAGTTGCTGTGGTTGATAACAACTCTAAAGATGACTCGACTGGAAAAATTGCTGCCGCGATCGCCGCAGAAGGCTGGGAAGACTGGGTTACTTTGATGCCCTCCAGTGTTAACGGGGGATTTTCTTACGGTAACAACTACGCCATTCGCCCAGCATTACAGTCCCCCAATCCGCCAGACTATTTCCTGTTACTTAACCCCGATGCTCAAGTTCGTCCTGGAGCGATCCAAACGTTGATTGATTTTATGGATCATCATCCCAAGGTCGGAATTGCAGGAGCAAGCCTCGAGGAACAAAATGGTAAGCCATGGCCCTACGCGTTTCGCTTTCCCAGCATCATTGGTGAATTTGAGTTTGGGTTTCGTCTTGGCATTGTCTCCAAGCTTTTGTCTCAATGGAAAGTTGTGAAGGTAATGGAGCAAGACAAGGCGCAACCCATTGACTGGCTACCTGGAGCTTGCATGATGATCCGGCGCGAAGTCTTTGAATCAATTGGTTTAATGGATGAGGGATATTTTCTCTATTACGAGGAAACAGACTTCTGCCTCCAGGCAAAACGAGCAGGTTGGAGTTGCTGGTATGTTCCGCAAAGCCGAGTAATGCACATTCTTGGGCAAAGCACAGGCGTAACGGCTAAAAACCAGGCTCCTAAACGTCTACCCCAATACTGGTATGACTCAAGACGGCGCTATTTCTTGAAGAATCATGGTTGGCTTTATGCCGCGATCGCAGATGCCAGTTGGCTCGTGGGCTACGGGTTATGGCGTGTTCGTCGTATCCTTCAACGCAAGCCAGACGGAGATCCTCCTAAAATGCTGTGGGATTCGTTCCAGAACAGTGTATTTTTCAAGCGTGAAATTCCTTGTCAGGAATTGCCTCAGCCACAACAGGTCACGAACTAA
- a CDS encoding putative peptidoglycan-binding domain-containing protein (IMG reference gene:2510095310~PFAM: Putative peptidoglycan binding domain), with translation MPYTLSQLKEVLDGLGYNLGPDGLNGNSSNALDAFTQAAIQELQAYYQLPVSGKLDTTTDDLVKKLVRNIQYNLNIVIDAKLPVNEFYGPRTVQAVKAFQRTYGLPVTGIAGLTIRQKLCEEAKKRAIAPTYLERLTVAVDTTSPHHPQHSDEITRSWVSSSSA, from the coding sequence ATGCCCTATACGTTAAGTCAACTAAAAGAAGTATTAGACGGTTTGGGCTACAATCTTGGACCTGATGGACTCAATGGGAACAGCAGCAATGCACTCGATGCTTTTACCCAAGCTGCAATTCAAGAACTGCAAGCCTACTACCAGCTTCCTGTCAGTGGAAAGTTAGATACCACAACAGACGATTTGGTGAAGAAACTGGTACGAAATATTCAGTACAACTTGAATATCGTGATCGATGCTAAGTTGCCTGTGAATGAGTTTTACGGTCCACGCACAGTGCAGGCTGTGAAGGCATTTCAGCGAACCTATGGCTTGCCTGTGACAGGGATTGCAGGGCTAACAATTCGGCAGAAGTTATGTGAAGAGGCGAAAAAGCGGGCGATCGCACCCACCTATCTTGAAAGACTTACTGTTGCAGTTGATACTACAAGCCCGCATCACCCTCAACACTCTGATGAAATCACTAGAAGTTGGGTGAGCAGTTCATCTGCCTAA
- a CDS encoding rod shape-determining protein MreD (IMG reference gene:2510095314~PFAM: rod shape-determining protein MreD~TIGRFAM: rod shape-determining protein MreD) — MKNESLTAVLQESPSARIAINCAVTAGSVLLCLLVSPSRLPGMELAGIGPNWLLIWVVAWSVKRTALQGALAGLILGLIQDGMTAYTPTHVVSLMLVGVLTARLRKERYLKEDFISIALIVFAMAVIAETMTAIQYSFQGDRTLVEIWTYHQLIALGSAVLSSLWAPIVYYPLNRWWQYIQTIEQQS, encoded by the coding sequence ATGAAAAATGAATCCTTGACTGCTGTTTTACAAGAAAGCCCATCTGCCCGGATTGCCATCAATTGTGCCGTCACTGCAGGGTCAGTGTTGCTGTGTCTATTGGTATCTCCAAGTCGCTTACCAGGAATGGAGTTGGCTGGAATCGGTCCCAATTGGCTTCTGATTTGGGTTGTTGCTTGGAGTGTGAAGCGCACAGCTCTGCAAGGAGCATTAGCAGGGCTAATTTTGGGGTTGATTCAAGACGGGATGACAGCTTACACGCCAACTCATGTAGTCAGCTTGATGCTGGTGGGTGTGTTGACTGCACGACTTCGAAAAGAGCGATACCTGAAGGAAGACTTTATTTCAATCGCGCTGATAGTATTTGCTATGGCAGTGATTGCGGAAACTATGACGGCAATTCAATACAGTTTTCAGGGCGATCGCACTCTGGTTGAAATCTGGACTTATCATCAATTAATTGCGTTAGGGTCAGCCGTTTTAAGTAGCTTGTGGGCACCGATTGTATACTATCCGCTCAACCGCTGGTGGCAATATATCCAAACAATTGAGCAACAATCATAG